The following are encoded together in the Salvelinus alpinus chromosome 37, SLU_Salpinus.1, whole genome shotgun sequence genome:
- the LOC139565953 gene encoding tetraspanin-7-like: MSCALPYDSLPARLSPRRTVDWEREQLAARRLSSPRGLSLLSPSTGLRRHSALPGYMLSPFQEKKHQEHQEQLQQHLSISLSSEASMAPPAPRVGGPLPCCRPVGVMPLLRLALLAFSCLFWASGLAIFTLGVWAQVSLADYMLLSANRYPNAPLILLATGATVTAWGFLGCLGVAANLPFVLRAYGFIQLAALMAGLAAGLSGLFYREDIALGFRSGLQQAVAGYGEDEGRSNALDSLQRGLECCGAEGWRDWLTSDWANQDAVFSPMCNGSSVSLPESCCIRRKACRNQPLPAVSSEGVAAAGIHPHGCFRKVFSFVNDNVFHIAATVLGLAFTQIGGIALACLLANRLQPRPHRPVAH; the protein is encoded by the coding sequence ATGAGCTGTGCACTGCCCTACGACTCCTTGCCCGCTCGGCTGAGCCCCAGGCGAACGGTGGACTGGGAACGTGAGCAGCTAGCGGCGCGGAGGCTCTCCTCTCCCAGAGGGCTGAGCCTCCTCAGCCCTTCTACTGGGCTTCGGCGGCACTCGGCACTCCCCGGGTACATGCTCTCGCCCTTCCAGGAGAAGAAACACCAGGAGCACCAGGAGCAGCTGCAACAGCATCTCTCAATATCCCTGTCCTCCGAGGCCTCCATGGCGCCCCCAGCTCCCCGTGTGGGTGGACCCCTGCCCTGCTGCCGGCCAGTGGGCGTCATGCCCCTGCTGCGCCTGGCCCTGCTGGCCTTCAGCTGCCTCTTTTGGGCGTCCGGTCTGGCCATCTTCACCCTGGGCGTGTGGGCCCAGGTATCGCTGGCCGACTACATGCTGCTGTCGGCCAACCGCTACCCCAACGCCCCGCTCATCCTTCTGGCCACTGGGGCAACCGTCACGGCCTGGGGCTTCCTGGGTTGTCTGGGAGTGGCCGCCAACCTACCCTTCGTGCTGCGGGCATACGGCTTCATACAGTTGGCGGCACTTATGGCAGGGCTAGCCGCCGGGCTCTCAGGCCTGTTTTACCGCGAGGACATCGCCCTAGGGTTCCGTAGTGGACTGCAGCAGGCAGTGGCGGGCTATGGTGAAGACGAGGGCCGCTCCAATGCTCTGGATAGCCTGCAGAGGGGGCTAGAGTGCTGCGGGGCCGAAGGCTGGCGCGATTGGCTGACCTCCGACTGGGCCAATCAGGACGCAGTATTCTCGCCCATGTGCAACGGCTCCTCTGTGTCGCTACCCGAGAGCTGCTGCATCCGACGCAAGGCCTGCAGGAACCAACCCCTGCCAGCAGTGAGCAGCGAAGGGGTGGCGGCTGCTGGGATCCATCCACACGGCTGTTTCCGGAAGGTGTTCAGTTTCGTCAATGACAACGTCTTCCACATTGCTGCCACCGTGCTGGGGCTAGCCTTCACTCAGATAGGAGGCATCGCCCTGGCCTGTCTACTAGCTAACCGCCTGCAACCAAGACCACACCGACCAGTCGCACACTGA